ATATTCTACCAACATTTCAAACCTGTGTAAGGTTTAATATGAATGTGGCAACATGCTAATACAGAACTGTAGTCAAGATCTTGAAATCAGAACCAGAATTGATCTCATCAATAGTTCTCAAATGTGGTTATTTCTAGAAAACCCAATGTGCTTTTTCAAATTATACTCTTGCATTGcagtcccagaaattttgatttgGTAATCTAGATTTTAGGCTCTAACATCTACATTTTAATAAGTATCCGAAGCGATTTTGATGTGGTCTACAGAATGAGAAATAATCACAAAGTAATTTATGAGACTACCTACTTGATCTATCATCTGGTTAACGTGAGAActataatttttctacttttgtgtgtatatgtagcagcattttacaaaattaaaattaagtctGTTTGTAGAAGTTTAAGACAGACTTTGCATTAAGTGAAGGCCTTTGATGATGTTATAAAACTTGAAGAAATTATCAGCAAGCACTATAGAGCACTGGTGTCACTTTAAGAAAAGGTGGAATTGAAACTCTGATGTCATCATAGGCAAATCCCCTAACCTCCCTGAGTTGCCATTTCTCACCTAAAGTTAGTATTATACCTATTCTTCCAATCTTCTACATCTGTGTAAGGTTCCAAATGAGTGTGGCTACCTGCTACTACATGGTAAGACCTGGTTATTGTTAAGCTGATCATTGTGCTTTTGATTGAAACATATGTctgaattaaagaaatatttagtcTCAGGGACATCTGTTTCTTGGAATTACCTCTGCAGCTTCCTACTAAAGGGTAGTTAGGACTCTAATCACTGAAACCCTTAATGTTACAGTTCAGACAATATGTAAGGAAAATCTTTAGTGCcatgataagaaaacaaaaataatttagagagAAGACCAGGGTTCAAGTCTTCTGATTATCAGTCCAGATCACTTTCCACCATACTTCACTCAGTGGTCTCTCCCATTCTTTACTATAGTTCACAAGTCAAGTAATTCTGGTACATACCCAAACTTGGGCAATAGCCTTCTATTGCATtggatgtggtggtggtggggggaacAAAAATCATTATTGTCATTCTTTTACCCATCATTATTTTATAAacgattttattattcttcatataCCACACAATTAAATTGCACAACCCATTTAAATTGTCCAACTCTATAGTTTTAGTATAATTACAGAACTCTGCAACCATTATCACAATGATAGAACACTTTCATCACTCACAAAGAAACTCTCCATTTGACAGTAGTCATgctccattcttccctcctctcAGGTTTTAGCAACCACTAATTTGTCTGTATAGATTTGCTTACTCAAGACCttgcatataaatggaatcatactatATGCGGGTTTTTGTGACTAGCTTCTTAGCATGTTCTGAAGATGCACTTGTTTTACAATTCTCAGAGAAACACCAACATAGtttagaaatttgaaaatcactCATAATCCCATTCCAATATTATCAATagtgtcattttcttctttctcttcctcttcccccatGCCCCACTCCCCGAAGGTGCAGTTTTACCAGATCAGAAAACAAATGGAGGATGCCCTTTACCTGAACCCTGCTTCCACCTCTGTGAAACCAACTCTTGCCTTCTTCCCAAAGCCCCAAGAGCGCCCAGGCCACGGAGGGAGGAGCGCCCCCGCCCATCCCTGCCGGCGCCTCCCTTACGTCACTGCTTGGAGCCGCAGACCCCATCTCTCCTTCCCGGTAGCCGTAGCTTTGACAGGGCGCGATGGCGGCTGCCGGGTCTGCAGGGGTGCCGGCGACCGTGTCGGAAAAGCAAGAGTTCTACCAGCTTCTGAAGAACTTGATCAATCCAAGCTGTATGGTGCGGAGGCAAGCAGAGGAAATCTATGAAAATATCCCAGGTCTGTGTAAGACTACATTCCTCTTAGATGCCGTCAGAAATAGAAGAGCAGGTTATGAGGTGAGACAAATGGCTGCCGCACTGCTACGCCGGCTTTTGTCCTCTGGGTTTGAGGAGGTCTACCCAAATCTGCCTTCTGATGTTCAGAGGGATGTCAAGATTGAACTGATACTGGCTGTTAAGTTAGAAACACATGCTAGCATGAGGAAAAAGCTCTGTgatatttttgcggtgctggccAGGAATTTGATAGATGAGGATGGCACTAACCATTGGCCAGAAGGTCAGAAGTTCCTTATTGATTCGATCTACTCTAAAAATGTGGTTCTATGGGAAGTTGCACTTCATGTCTTCTGGCACTTTCCTGGAATTTTTGGGAACCAAGATCGGCACGATTTGGATATCATCAAAAGGTTGTTGGACCAGTGTATTCAAGATCAAGAACATCCAGCAATCAGGACATTATCTGCTAGAGCTGCAGCTGCATTTGTACTTGCCAATGAGAATAATATTGCTCTTTTCAAAGATTTTGCAGACTTGCTTCCTGGAATCTTACAAGCTGTCAATGATTCTTGTTACCAGGATGATGACTCAGTGCTAGAATCCCTTGTTGAGATTGCTGATACCGTACCTAAGTACTTGGGTCCTTATTTAGAAGATACTCTACAGTTGAGCCTGAAGTTATGTGGCGATTCTAGACTTAGTAATCTGCAACGCCAGCTGGCCCTTGAAGTAATAGTGACCTTGTCTGAAACTGCAACTCCTATGctgaaaaaacatacaaatattatTGCACAGGCAGTTCCTCATATATTAGCAATGATGGTTGATCTACAGGATGATGAGGACTGGGTAAATGCtgatgaaatggaagaagatgATTTTGACAGCAATGCAGTTGCTGCTGAGAGTGCTCTAGACAGACTGGCTTGTGGGCTTGGTGGAAAAGTTGTTTTACCAATGACCAAGGAGCATATTATGCAAATGCTTCAGAGCCCTGACTGGAAATATCGACATGCTGGATTAATGGCCTTATCGGCCATTGGAGAAGGTTGCCACCAGCAAATGGAACCAATTCTAGATGAAACAGTTAactctgttttgctttttcttcaggATCCTCATCCAAGGGTGAGGGCTGCAGCCTGTACTACACTTGGACAGATGGCTACAGATTTTGCACCTAGTTTCCAAAAGAAATTCCATGAAACAGTGATTGCAGCTTTGTTGCGTACCATGGAAAATCAAGGTAATCAGCGTGTACAATCTCATGCAGCTTCtgctcttattatttttattgaagacTGCCCCAAATCATTGCTAGTTCTCTATTTGGATAGTATGGTGAAAAATCTACATTCCATCTTGGTGATTAAACTTCAAGAGTTGATTCGGAATGGAACTAAGTTGGCTTTGGAACAGCTTGTGACAACCATTGCCTCAGTTGCAGatacaatagaagaaaaattcattccatattATGATATATTTATGCCCTCATTAAAGCATATTGTTGAACTTGCTGTTCAGAAGGAACTCAAGCTCCTGAGAGGAAAAACTATTGAGTGCATTAGCCACGTTGGTCTTGCTGttggaaaggaaaaatttatGGAAGATGCATCAAATGTGATGCAGCTATTGCTGAAGACACAATCAGACTTGAATAATATGGAAGATGATGACCCTCAGACCTCTTACATGGTTTCAGCTTGGGCTAGAATGTGTAAAATTCTTGGAAAAGATTTCCAACAGTACCTTCCACTAGTTATTGAGCCTCTTATTAAGACTGCTTCAGCTAAACCTGATGTCGCTCTCTTAGACACACAAGATGTGGAGAATATGAGTGATGATGATGGATGGCAATTTGTAAATCTTGGAGACCAGCAAAGTTTTGGAATTAAAACTTCAGGACTTGAAGCAAAAGCAACTGCTTGCCAGATGTTGGTTTACTATGCTAAGGAGTTAAGAGAAGGATTTGTGGAATATACGGAACAAGTTGTGAAATTAATGGTTCCcttactgaaattttatttccatgacAATGTTCGAGTGGCAGCTGCAGAGTCCATGCCATTTCTTCTGGAATGTTCAAGAATTCGTGGCCCAGAGTATCTTTCTCAGATGTGGCAGTTCATATGTGACCCCTTAATTAAGGCTATAGGAACTGAACCAGATACTGATGTACTCTCAGAAATAATGAATTCTTTTGCAAAGTCCATTGAGGTAATGGGAGATGGTTGCCTTAATGATGAACATTTGGAAGAATTGGGAGGAATACTGAAAGCAAAACttgaaggacattttaaaaaccaagaattaCGACAGGttaaaagacaagaagaaaactaTGATCAACAGGTTGAGATGTCTCTGCAAGATGAGGATGAATGTGATGTTTATATTCTGACCAAAGTATCAGATATTTTGCACTCATTATTTAGTACTTATAAGGAAAAGATTTTACCATGGTTTGAACAGCTGCTTCCCTTAATTGTAAATCTAATATGTTCAAGTAGACCATGGCCAGACAGACAGTGGGGATTATGCATATTTGATGATATCATAGAGCACTGCAGCCCAACCTCATTTAAATATGTGGAATATTTTCGGTGGCCAATGCTACTAAATATGCGAGATAACAACCCTGAAGTCAGGCAAGCTGCTGCTTATGGTCTGGGTGTTATGGCACAGTTTGGTGGAGATGATTATCGTTCTTTATGTTCAGAAGCCGTTCCACTCCTGGTAAAAGTTATTAAGTGTGCAaattccaaaaccaaaaaaaatgtcATTGCTACAGAGAACTGTATCTCAGCAATAGGGAAGATTTTGAAGTTTAAGCCTAACTGTGTAAATGTAGATGAAGTTCTTCCACATTGGTTATCATGGCTTCCACTGCATGAAGATAAAGAGGAAGCTATTCAGACTTTGAGTTTTCTTTGTGACTTAATTGAAAGTAACCACCCAGTTGTAATTGGTCCAAATAATTCTAATCTCCCCAAAATAATCAGTATAATTGctgaaggaaaaattaatgaGACTATTAACTATGAAGATCCTTGTGCCAAACGCTTGGCTAATGTTGTTCGTCAGGTACAAACATCTGAAGAATTATGGTTGGAATGTATATCCCAACTTGATGATGAACAGCAGGAAGCCTTACAGGAATTGCTAAATTTTGCTTGAAGCACTTTAATTTCACTTGAATATCATCTATCATAAAAGTAACTACAAATAAATGTTATCAGTGGATTCCATTATAAAATGAGAGAACTGTTCCCTCCCTGCTAAGCAGTTTATTTCTTCCCCATGTTTCTCCAGGATTAGTCAATGTTATAGCCTTCTGTTCACCTTGCATGTTTTATCTCTTAAACATAGACCTTGGTGATAACCTACACTTCCAGTTGTCTTAGAATGTTTGTCACCTTTTCCCTATTTGGTGTGAAGTACAGAGATTGTTGCTATTTGTCTGAAGTATTGATGCTGGGTAATTAGTATACTTGGTACCAAGGTGTCATGCTGATTGTCACAAGATGCTAAGAGCTTACAAAGATAAGATAGGAAAGTTTCCAGGACAAACATCTTTGGAATTGAGGGTGATGGATATAGTGGTGGGCTTATTCCTCTTGATAATACTCCTGGGTTTTATGGTAATGGTAGTTTGCTGGAACTAAGCAagattttttaagatattttagtGGATGTGGGAGTTTTCTCTATAGTGAATGTAAACTTTTTTATAATGCACTCTTGAGAATTGGGTAGGACATACCAATATTCTAGTTCCCAAGGTATCCTACTGAGAGTTATGAGAACTTTTAAGTCTCCTTAATCAATCTGGtctgcattttaaaagttatctggAACTCCCAGAATTGTGGTTACACAAAAGGGAGTCCTGCTATATCTAACTTTGGTAGCATGTAATACTCTACTAGTGTTTGACAAATAGTAAGTAATCAATATTTGTGGGAGTCAGTCAGTGTTATGTGTTTCAGCAGAGTATTGCTTTGTGTATGTATGACATTTTCCCCCCTGCGAAGCAGCTCAATGAGCCTGGATTCAGAATGAACTTAAATAGGTTTCTATTTCAAAGATCCCTAACAGATTCTTTTCGTAGCACTGAAGGATGTTCTGTTGTGAAAGCAAAACaacttaatttttatctttaaacatTGAAAACAGCTTTGAGACTAGTCAGTTATCAGTATGTGTGTATTATAAGAAAACAGTTGTATAAATTTAGGGTTAATTATGCGAATTGAAATGTTAGTCTTTAATGTTGAGCTTTTTGTAGGGTAGAAAAATGCTTTCTATTCGACAAATTTTCAAtccaaaacttaaaaacaaatatatctattGTGATTTCCTGGGGCTATTGTGAGTACTGTGTATGTAAAGTGTTTAGCAAATATTTAGGAcctagtaaatgctcaataaatcaTCATTGTTACTGCCTTTGTTTGTATTTCTACggtgtgtgtttttttaatagCTTGTAATTCCTTTTATATTGGAATTTTCCCAGTTCACTCCCTACAAGTTGAGATGGACAAGCAATCCAGGCCACTCTGGACTGGTGTATAAAGTTGTCTTACATATACAATTCCTCTCCATTCCATACAATTACTTATTAttaatgaggggaggggagaaagttGACATTACATGTAGTGtggtcataattttatttaaaataaataaataaagccaggtgttatgatgcacacctgtaatcccagtgactccagaggctgaggcaagaagatccagagttcaaagccagcctcagcaacttagcaagaccctaagcaactcagcaagaccctgtctctaaagaaaatattaagagtgctgaggatgtggctcagtggttaagcacctctgggttcaatctgcagtaccaaaaaaattaattttaaaaatatagatgaaataaattaaaagttctACCTCAAAGTTTTAATAGAGGTTTTCTCTGGAGAGTGGGATTAAATGGCAATTCTTCTTAGATGTATATTGTCTAATTTACCTATAATCAATAAATTTCTTGTGTAATACAGTGTTGTCATTTAAGTTCAGGGGCCTGATCCTACTTTCATAATAGCTAGGATTACTATCAAGTTGGCTTCTGCATGAACTAGAGTCAAGCTTTGTTCTACTCACCCAtatatctttctcttttatatacTTTAAGAAAGACTGaatcaacatttctagcaattccCTTTACTCTTGTGCATGAGGAATTTGAAATTCTGCCAAATGACTTGTAATTAGGCACCTTAAGTTTTTGAAGTATGAGATACCTAGATTTgaatttgggcaagttatttctTAATCTAAGTGTTAGcattcttatttgtaaaatgaggacaatacCTAGGTTATAAGATCATTCTAAGAATTAAAGgagataataaatataaagtgCTTAGTGGCACAGGGGTCAATAAATGGAAGCTATTGTGAAATAGGATTGGTGGTTAAAAAGGAGGAAGGGATATTTGCTTTGGTAGGGTGGGCTCCCAATTCTTGGGCTTtgtgaaaggaaatgaagaagtcCAGATGGACCCATGTTAGCTCCCTAGTTGCTGAAGCAGGTCAGGTCCCTGCCCTTTTTGCCCTGCAAACTGAAGTATGTCTCCAGCCTCTGAGGAATGGCTAATAAATTAATGTCTGATTCAGTAAGAGGGGACCTTGAATTCCAGatgaacatgtgtgtgtgtgtgtgtgtaggaggaGAGTGTAAATGCCCTAAAAACTCTGAAGTTTTCCCATTTCAGAATTCATATTTGACTGGctggaccccccccccccccaaatgtgttttaaattttatcagtCCTTTAAACCTCACATGAGAAGTAAACAATCTTAAAGTTCAGAATGTCtcaacatttattcatataattttacttttaaaatgcttgattttataattttgtttttgtacttaaATAATTCCAAGTTTTAAACAAGAGTTCTGTGTAATTAGAAATGGTATTAGGTATATCTTTCAAACAGAATGTCAGAAGGTAGTAGTATCTGATTTGGGAAGCATTAACTCCCCCAcacaaacttattttaaaaaacatgtaagCTAATATAAATTAATGTGAATGTCCATTTTCTAGTCATTTAAACAGTAATTTTAAACTGTGTAATGAGGCTGTAAAGTCACACCAATGATTATTTAACGCTGTACAGCTTAGATTTGAAATAAGAGATGGTTTTTTAGCCTGAaggattatttttattagagcattatagttatacatagtagttcattttgacaaaatcttatatgcatgaaatttgatttcaagatttcaatccctagtccccctcactttcctctttctccccctattctccttcctctactgatcttcctttgctcgtttatttatttttgatgggtACCTTCTACATATACTAAAGGTGAAATTCCATGTGGCATATTCATCTATGGATATaacaattttgttaaattcatttcatatttcctcTCCGGTCCTTCCTCCCTCTCGATCTCCCtcctctacttcactgatcttaTCTGtatccttctctcttttttttgacatgggggattgaacccaggggcgcttaaccactgagtcacatttccatcccttttattttttattttgaggcaggtgtctagctaagttgcttaagtaaattgctgaggccggctttgaactaaagatcctcctaactcagcctcctgaggcctGGCTCCCAATATCTTTtgaaggatttctttcttttttcttttcttttctttctccctccctccttccctccttccttcctttccttactCCCCTTTTAAAAGAAAGTTCCATTGCCTGCCTTCATTCTTAAAAGATCTCAAGAATATATCTCGGCTCGGTGGCGCACAACTGCAATGCCAGTGATTCCGGAGTCCGAGAGTTCCAGGCAGGAGGctgatgagttcaaagccagactcagcaattcaccgagaccctgtctcaagataaaatataaaaaggaactggggatgttgctcagcggttaagcgctcctgg
The Sciurus carolinensis chromosome 14, mSciCar1.2, whole genome shotgun sequence DNA segment above includes these coding regions:
- the Ranbp6 gene encoding ran-binding protein 6 isoform X3; the encoded protein is MAAAGSAGVPATVSEKQEFYQLLKNLINPSCMVRRQAEEIYENIPGSSSKGEGCSLYYTWTDGYRFCT
- the Ranbp6 gene encoding ran-binding protein 6 isoform X2; this translates as MAAAGSAGVPATVSEKQEFYQLLKNLINPSCMVRRQAEEIYENIPGLCKTTFLLDAVRNRRAGYEDPHPRVRAAACTTLGQMATDFAPSFQKKFHETVIAALLRTMENQGNQRVQSHAASALIIFIEDCPKSLLVLYLDSMVKNLHSILVIKLQELIRNGTKLALEQLVTTIASVADTIEEKFIPYYDIFMPSLKHIVELAVQKELKLLRGKTIECISHVGLAVGKEKFMEDASNVMQLLLKTQSDLNNMEDDDPQTSYMVSAWARMCKILGKDFQQYLPLVIEPLIKTASAKPDVALLDTQDVENMSDDDGWQFVNLGDQQSFGIKTSGLEAKATACQMLVYYAKELREGFVEYTEQVVKLMVPLLKFYFHDNVRVAAAESMPFLLECSRIRGPEYLSQMWQFICDPLIKAIGTEPDTDVLSEIMNSFAKSIEVMGDGCLNDEHLEELGGILKAKLEGHFKNQELRQVKRQEENYDQQVEMSLQDEDECDVYILTKVSDILHSLFSTYKEKILPWFEQLLPLIVNLICSSRPWPDRQWGLCIFDDIIEHCSPTSFKYVEYFRWPMLLNMRDNNPEVRQAAAYGLGVMAQFGGDDYRSLCSEAVPLLVKVIKCANSKTKKNVIATENCISAIGKILKFKPNCVNVDEVLPHWLSWLPLHEDKEEAIQTLSFLCDLIESNHPVVIGPNNSNLPKIISIIAEGKINETINYEDPCAKRLANVVRQVQTSEELWLECISQLDDEQQEALQELLNFA
- the Ranbp6 gene encoding ran-binding protein 6 isoform X1, whose product is MAAAGSAGVPATVSEKQEFYQLLKNLINPSCMVRRQAEEIYENIPGLCKTTFLLDAVRNRRAGYEVRQMAAALLRRLLSSGFEEVYPNLPSDVQRDVKIELILAVKLETHASMRKKLCDIFAVLARNLIDEDGTNHWPEGQKFLIDSIYSKNVVLWEVALHVFWHFPGIFGNQDRHDLDIIKRLLDQCIQDQEHPAIRTLSARAAAAFVLANENNIALFKDFADLLPGILQAVNDSCYQDDDSVLESLVEIADTVPKYLGPYLEDTLQLSLKLCGDSRLSNLQRQLALEVIVTLSETATPMLKKHTNIIAQAVPHILAMMVDLQDDEDWVNADEMEEDDFDSNAVAAESALDRLACGLGGKVVLPMTKEHIMQMLQSPDWKYRHAGLMALSAIGEGCHQQMEPILDETVNSVLLFLQDPHPRVRAAACTTLGQMATDFAPSFQKKFHETVIAALLRTMENQGNQRVQSHAASALIIFIEDCPKSLLVLYLDSMVKNLHSILVIKLQELIRNGTKLALEQLVTTIASVADTIEEKFIPYYDIFMPSLKHIVELAVQKELKLLRGKTIECISHVGLAVGKEKFMEDASNVMQLLLKTQSDLNNMEDDDPQTSYMVSAWARMCKILGKDFQQYLPLVIEPLIKTASAKPDVALLDTQDVENMSDDDGWQFVNLGDQQSFGIKTSGLEAKATACQMLVYYAKELREGFVEYTEQVVKLMVPLLKFYFHDNVRVAAAESMPFLLECSRIRGPEYLSQMWQFICDPLIKAIGTEPDTDVLSEIMNSFAKSIEVMGDGCLNDEHLEELGGILKAKLEGHFKNQELRQVKRQEENYDQQVEMSLQDEDECDVYILTKVSDILHSLFSTYKEKILPWFEQLLPLIVNLICSSRPWPDRQWGLCIFDDIIEHCSPTSFKYVEYFRWPMLLNMRDNNPEVRQAAAYGLGVMAQFGGDDYRSLCSEAVPLLVKVIKCANSKTKKNVIATENCISAIGKILKFKPNCVNVDEVLPHWLSWLPLHEDKEEAIQTLSFLCDLIESNHPVVIGPNNSNLPKIISIIAEGKINETINYEDPCAKRLANVVRQVQTSEELWLECISQLDDEQQEALQELLNFA